A window of the Deltaproteobacteria bacterium HGW-Deltaproteobacteria-18 genome harbors these coding sequences:
- a CDS encoding transposase, which yields MEATSNAGLVFMGYPQRFFEPGYVWHLTARCHNRDFLLSQVLYRKLLTDALFENQARYRVPVLNFTVTSNHAHLLVVSPTDKNAIPEMMRDLGSKVAAAYNKKTGRKGSFWERRYHATAVESGEHLVRCSLYIDTNMLRAGVVRHPCEWKHGGYHEIVKPKQRYKTVNLSELSRLAGMPDDPLFPEHYAGWVENVVRRGHLCRDDVWTADLAVGSVKFVDHVRRQSGYAPIVKDIGDMLGEQPAPYGPQMDCGNMVEWGF from the coding sequence ATGGAAGCTACCAGCAACGCCGGACTGGTCTTTATGGGTTACCCGCAAAGGTTTTTTGAACCTGGTTATGTATGGCATTTGACTGCGCGCTGCCACAACCGGGACTTTCTCTTAAGTCAGGTATTGTATCGCAAACTGCTTACTGACGCGCTCTTTGAAAATCAGGCCCGCTATCGGGTTCCGGTGCTGAATTTCACCGTGACATCCAACCACGCTCACCTGCTGGTGGTCAGCCCCACAGACAAGAACGCGATTCCCGAGATGATGCGCGATCTGGGTTCCAAGGTGGCCGCCGCCTACAACAAGAAGACAGGCCGCAAGGGAAGCTTCTGGGAGCGGCGCTACCATGCCACGGCAGTGGAGAGCGGGGAGCATCTGGTTCGGTGTTCGCTGTATATCGATACCAACATGCTGCGGGCGGGAGTGGTCAGGCATCCTTGCGAATGGAAGCATGGCGGGTATCACGAGATCGTGAAGCCCAAACAGCGTTACAAGACCGTGAACCTGTCCGAACTGTCCAGGCTGGCGGGTATGCCGGATGATCCGTTATTTCCGGAACATTACGCAGGATGGGTGGAGAACGTGGTCAGGCGCGGGCATCTGTGCCGGGACGATGTGTGGACAGCGGATCTGGCCGTTGGGAGCGTGAAGTTTGTGGATCATGTGCGCAGGCAGAGCGGATACGCGCCCATTGTGAAGGACATAGGCGACATGCTCGGCGAGCAACCAGCCCCGTACGGACCGCAGATGGATTGTGGGAACATGGTGGAGTGGGGATTCTGA